From a region of the Apibacter sp. B3706 genome:
- a CDS encoding dipeptidase — MDKAFQYQIENKQRYLDELFDLLRIPSISADSAYANDIIKCANSISNNLKESGFENVEICKTQGNPVVYADKIISSDLPTVLIYGHYDVQPADPLNLWETDPFDPVIRKSNIHPEGAIYARGSADDKGQFFMHVKAIESLIKTNSLPCNVKLIIEGEEEIGSVNLGNFLKENLSKLSCDVILISDTHIFSNQVPTVTTGLRGLSYVEVEVEGPNRDLHSGLYGGAVPNPINVLSDMIASLIDKDGKITVKGFYDKVIELSPEDRAELNKIPFDEEEFKKSIGLKGTQGEKGYNSLERTSIRPTLDVNGIWGGYTGEGAKTVIPSKAHAKISMRLVPDQNPEEITELFTKHFLSIAPESVKVKVTPYHGGNAYVLPSSDPGYKAAKLAMEKTFNKEVLPYRTGGSIPIVSLFEELLGAKSVLMGFGLDSDAIHSPNEHYGLFNFYKGIETIPYFLKFYTENLRSKK; from the coding sequence ATGGATAAAGCTTTTCAATACCAAATAGAAAATAAACAAAGATATTTAGACGAATTATTTGATTTATTACGAATCCCATCTATTAGCGCGGATTCTGCATATGCTAATGACATAATAAAATGTGCCAATAGTATTTCTAATAATTTAAAAGAATCCGGATTTGAGAATGTTGAAATATGTAAAACACAAGGTAATCCGGTAGTTTATGCCGATAAAATTATTAGCTCCGATTTACCAACAGTTTTAATTTATGGTCATTACGATGTACAACCTGCAGATCCCTTGAATCTTTGGGAAACCGATCCTTTTGATCCTGTAATAAGAAAATCAAACATACATCCGGAAGGTGCAATTTATGCTCGAGGGTCTGCTGATGATAAAGGTCAATTCTTTATGCATGTAAAGGCTATTGAGTCTCTTATTAAAACAAATTCTTTACCATGTAATGTTAAATTAATTATTGAAGGAGAAGAAGAAATAGGTTCTGTCAATTTGGGGAATTTTTTAAAAGAAAATTTAAGCAAACTTTCATGTGATGTTATATTGATATCAGACACACATATTTTTTCAAATCAAGTTCCCACAGTTACAACCGGTTTAAGAGGTCTAAGTTATGTAGAAGTTGAAGTAGAAGGGCCTAATCGAGATTTACATTCAGGTTTATATGGTGGTGCAGTTCCTAATCCTATTAACGTGCTTTCTGATATGATCGCTTCGTTAATTGATAAAGACGGCAAAATTACTGTTAAAGGCTTCTATGATAAGGTAATAGAATTATCTCCTGAAGATCGGGCAGAATTAAATAAAATTCCTTTTGATGAAGAAGAGTTTAAAAAATCAATTGGTTTAAAAGGGACGCAAGGGGAAAAAGGATATAATTCGTTAGAGAGAACATCTATACGACCTACCTTAGATGTAAATGGTATTTGGGGAGGTTATACAGGAGAAGGAGCTAAAACTGTTATTCCATCAAAAGCTCATGCTAAAATATCCATGAGGTTAGTTCCTGACCAAAATCCTGAGGAAATAACTGAATTGTTTACAAAACATTTTTTATCCATTGCTCCGGAAAGTGTTAAAGTAAAAGTCACCCCTTATCACGGAGGTAATGCGTATGTTTTACCCTCTTCAGATCCCGGATATAAAGCAGCTAAACTGGCTATGGAAAAAACCTTTAATAAAGAAGTTTTACCCTACAGAACCGGGGGCAGTATTCCTATTGTTTCTCTATTTGAAGAATTACTGGGAGCAAAATCCGTTTTAATGGGATTTGGATTGGATAGTGATGCTATTCATTCTCCTAATGAACACTATGGTTTATTTAACTTTTATAAAGGAATTGAAACCATTCCCTATTTTCTCAAATTTTATACAGAAAACTTACGAAGTAAAAAATAA
- a CDS encoding DNA recombination protein RmuC produces MIEIFLVLLFSIIFLLIGIYIGKKIKDSSINSEKILLNEKIKVLHAGLSKSEELKEKELFEKEKIKKEREQLLLELARKDADFENLMHKNKEQKLEIEEIQDNFRKEFEIIASKILEQKTEKFTEQNRHNIKTLLDPLQEKISVFEKRVEESQKENIGIYASLKEQLHYLQNQNLRISKEAENLTKALKGDTKIQGNWGELVLERVLEKSGLEKGREYFIQERLCSEDGKRYIPDVVIYLPDNKKMIIDSKVSLIAYERYINNDNEEEKKLHLKDHINSIKKHVNQLSSKNYQGLHAENSLDFILLFIPIETAFSLALNYESSLYNIAFEENIVIVTPSTLLATLKTIDSMWNNQKQQRNAYEIAKTAGNLYDKFEGFLQDLLRIGKKMDEAKNEYGNAMNKLVEGRGNLVSQIHNLKKMGAKAKKTLPEDLISKAEIFESES; encoded by the coding sequence ATGATTGAAATATTTTTGGTTTTACTATTTAGTATCATTTTTTTATTAATAGGAATATATATCGGAAAAAAAATTAAAGATTCATCCATTAATTCCGAAAAAATTCTTTTAAATGAAAAGATAAAAGTTTTACATGCCGGTTTAAGTAAAAGTGAAGAACTAAAAGAAAAAGAGTTGTTTGAAAAGGAAAAAATAAAAAAGGAAAGAGAACAATTATTGCTTGAATTAGCTCGTAAAGATGCCGATTTTGAAAACCTAATGCATAAAAATAAAGAGCAAAAATTGGAGATTGAAGAAATTCAAGATAATTTTAGGAAAGAATTTGAGATAATAGCAAGTAAAATACTGGAACAAAAAACTGAAAAATTTACAGAACAAAACAGGCATAATATAAAAACACTTTTAGATCCCTTACAAGAGAAAATTTCCGTTTTTGAAAAGAGAGTGGAAGAAAGCCAAAAAGAAAATATAGGGATCTATGCATCTTTAAAAGAACAATTACATTATTTACAAAACCAAAATTTAAGAATCTCTAAGGAGGCTGAAAATCTCACTAAAGCTCTTAAAGGAGATACAAAAATTCAAGGAAATTGGGGAGAATTAGTTTTAGAAAGAGTTTTAGAAAAATCGGGATTAGAAAAAGGAAGAGAATATTTTATACAAGAACGCTTATGTTCTGAAGATGGAAAACGGTATATTCCCGATGTAGTCATATATCTTCCTGATAATAAAAAGATGATTATAGATTCCAAAGTTTCTTTAATAGCCTATGAACGTTACATAAACAATGATAATGAAGAAGAAAAAAAACTTCATTTAAAAGATCATATAAATTCTATTAAAAAACATGTTAATCAACTTTCATCGAAAAATTACCAGGGGTTACATGCAGAAAATTCATTAGATTTTATATTACTTTTCATCCCCATTGAAACGGCTTTTTCTTTAGCTTTAAATTATGAATCATCTTTATATAACATAGCCTTCGAAGAAAATATTGTTATAGTTACTCCATCTACTCTTTTAGCAACCTTGAAAACTATTGATAGTATGTGGAATAACCAAAAGCAACAAAGAAATGCATATGAAATAGCTAAAACTGCCGGTAATTTATACGATAAATTTGAAGGATTTCTACAAGATTTGTTGCGTATAGGGAAAAAAATGGATGAGGCTAAAAATGAATATGGAAACGCTATGAACAAGCTGGTAGAAGGGCGAGGTAATCTTGTCTCTCAAATACATAATTTAAAAAAAATGGGTGCAAAAGCTAAGAAAACCTTGCCTGAAGATCTTATATCAAAAGCTGAAATTTTTGAAAGTGAATCTTAA
- a CDS encoding glycoside hydrolase family 10 protein — MKSKKLFLIVAHFLSLTLIFAGTNEPVEEENEEKNTKEFRAVWVATFLNIDWPSKPGLPAEQQKEEFITLLENVKKWKMNAIIVQVKPASDALYPSKLSPWSGYLSGTQGVDPGYDPLEFMVKEAHKRDIEIHAWFNPFRLSAANANWSSLATDNIAFKHPNWVVRYANQLYLNPGLPEVRDYVIQSIMEVVNNYEVDGIHLDDYFYPYKVGKLDYPDFTAYTKYGVTFASKADWRRDNINTFVQKLYKSIKSKNKDIEFGISPFGVWRNQNNDPLGSKTKALQNYDDLYADVLLWMRKGWLNYVAPQLYWHRGHNLADYATLVEWWSSMAKETDTKLYIGMAAYRVNQWKNPNELVEQVYYNREFPEVKGSIFFSYKSLVNDPKGVLTNLISGPFAE, encoded by the coding sequence ATGAAAAGCAAAAAATTATTTTTGATTGTAGCACATTTTTTATCATTAACATTAATTTTTGCCGGTACCAATGAGCCTGTAGAAGAAGAGAATGAAGAAAAAAATACGAAAGAATTCAGGGCCGTATGGGTGGCAACATTTTTAAATATAGATTGGCCTTCAAAACCCGGTTTACCTGCTGAACAACAAAAAGAAGAATTTATAACCTTATTGGAGAATGTCAAAAAATGGAAAATGAATGCCATTATTGTTCAGGTAAAACCCGCATCTGATGCATTATATCCATCTAAATTAAGTCCCTGGTCGGGTTATTTGTCAGGAACGCAGGGTGTTGATCCGGGATACGATCCCCTTGAATTTATGGTTAAAGAAGCACATAAAAGAGATATAGAAATACACGCTTGGTTTAATCCTTTTAGACTTTCTGCAGCCAATGCCAATTGGAGCTCATTGGCTACTGATAATATTGCATTCAAGCATCCCAATTGGGTGGTTAGATATGCCAATCAATTATATCTAAATCCGGGTCTTCCGGAAGTACGTGATTATGTAATACAGTCCATTATGGAAGTAGTTAATAACTATGAAGTAGATGGTATTCATTTGGATGACTATTTTTATCCCTATAAAGTAGGTAAACTCGATTATCCTGATTTTACGGCTTACACTAAATATGGGGTAACTTTTGCCAGTAAAGCAGATTGGAGAAGAGACAACATTAATACTTTTGTACAAAAATTATATAAGAGCATTAAATCCAAAAATAAAGATATAGAATTTGGCATTAGCCCATTTGGTGTTTGGAGAAATCAAAATAATGATCCTTTAGGATCGAAAACCAAAGCATTACAAAATTATGACGATTTGTACGCTGATGTTTTACTTTGGATGAGAAAAGGGTGGTTAAACTATGTAGCTCCTCAGTTATATTGGCATCGAGGACATAATCTTGCCGATTATGCCACTTTAGTGGAATGGTGGAGCAGTATGGCTAAAGAAACAGACACCAAACTGTATATAGGAATGGCGGCCTATAGAGTCAATCAATGGAAAAATCCGAATGAACTTGTTGAGCAAGTATATTATAATCGTGAATTTCCAGAAGTTAAAGGAAGTATATTTTTCAGTTATAAATCACTAGTAAATGATCCTAAAGGAGTTCTTACCAATCTAATATCCGGACCTTTTGCAGAATAA